A window from Methylococcus mesophilus encodes these proteins:
- a CDS encoding bifunctional 3,4-dihydroxy-2-butanone-4-phosphate synthase/GTP cyclohydrolase II, with protein MTYDTIETALTAIRNGGFVVVADDASRENEGDLILAAEKMTPERMAFLVRHTSGLVCVGLAPERVEALQLPPMVGNNSDPFRTAFTVSVDLAQGTSTGISAADRSATIRALADPEAGPAAFARPGHVFPLKARPNGVLERPGHTEAAVDLARLAGLAPAGALCEIVNDDGRMVRGPELVAFARRHWLPVIRIADLIAYRRRTERLVEHVAEARLPTPYGTFTAHVYRSVVDGSEHLALVKGWVYGRENVLVRVHSECLTGDILGSLRCDCGNQLKMALEAIEQAGNGVLVYLRGHEGRGIGLAHKLKAYQLQDRGRDTVEANLDLGLPVDARSYDVGAQILTDLGVTTLRLMSNNPAKFTELAGYRLKIVERVPLEPAPHPENLVYLRTKSQKLGHLLNLDALAGAGDEWIHPSVGG; from the coding sequence ATGACCTACGACACGATAGAAACGGCCCTGACCGCGATCCGCAACGGCGGTTTCGTGGTGGTGGCGGACGATGCCTCGCGCGAGAACGAGGGCGATCTGATCCTGGCGGCGGAGAAGATGACGCCCGAGCGCATGGCCTTCCTGGTCCGCCATACCAGCGGCCTGGTCTGCGTGGGGCTGGCGCCGGAGCGGGTGGAGGCCCTGCAGCTGCCGCCGATGGTGGGGAACAACTCCGATCCGTTCCGCACGGCTTTCACGGTGTCGGTGGACCTGGCCCAGGGCACCAGCACCGGGATCTCGGCCGCCGACCGCAGCGCGACCATCCGGGCCCTGGCCGATCCCGAGGCGGGACCGGCGGCGTTCGCCCGGCCGGGCCATGTGTTCCCGCTCAAGGCCCGGCCGAACGGGGTGCTGGAGCGGCCGGGCCATACCGAGGCGGCGGTGGACCTGGCCCGCTTGGCGGGGCTGGCGCCGGCGGGGGCCTTGTGCGAGATCGTGAACGACGACGGCCGCATGGTGCGGGGGCCGGAGCTGGTGGCCTTCGCCCGCCGCCACTGGCTGCCGGTGATCCGCATCGCCGATCTGATCGCCTACCGGCGCCGCACCGAGCGGCTGGTGGAGCACGTGGCGGAGGCGAGATTGCCGACGCCGTACGGAACCTTCACGGCCCATGTCTACCGCTCGGTGGTGGACGGCTCCGAACACCTGGCCCTGGTCAAGGGCTGGGTGTACGGGCGGGAGAACGTGCTGGTGCGGGTGCATTCGGAATGCCTGACCGGGGACATCCTGGGTTCGTTGCGCTGCGACTGCGGCAACCAGCTGAAGATGGCGCTGGAGGCGATCGAGCAGGCGGGCAACGGGGTCCTGGTGTATCTGCGCGGCCATGAGGGCCGGGGCATCGGGCTGGCCCACAAGCTGAAGGCCTACCAGCTGCAGGACCGCGGCCGGGACACGGTGGAGGCCAATCTGGACTTAGGCCTGCCGGTGGACGCCCGCAGCTACGACGTGGGGGCGCAGATTCTCACCGACCTGGGCGTGACCACCCTGCGGCTGATGAGCAACAACCCGGCGAAGTTCACCGAGCTGGCCGGCTACCGTCTGAAGATCGTCGAGCGGGTGCCGCTGGAGCCGGCGCCGCATCCGGAGAACCTCGTCTACCTGCGCACCAAGTCGCAGAAGCTCGGCCATCTCCTCAACCTCGACGCCCTGGCCGGGGCCGGCGACGAGTGGATTCATCCGTCGGTCGGGGGATAA
- the sfnG gene encoding dimethylsulfone monooxygenase SfnG, translating to MSHSVQPVKFAYWVPNVSGGLVISKIEQRTSWDIDYNRKLAQLAERNGFEYALSQIRFTAGYGAEYQHESVSFTHALLAATERLRVIAAVLPGTWHPALLAKQVATIDHLTGGRIAVNVVSGWFRTEFTAIGEPWLEHDERYRRSEEFIRALKGIWTQDRFTFLGDFYRFHDYSLKPKPLHQPHPEIFQGGSSRAARDMAARVSDWYFTNGNTVEGIKAQVDDIRAKAAQEGRTVKIGVNAFVIARDTEAEAKAVLAEIIDKADPEAVRAFGHEVREAGKASPEGEGNWAKSSLDDLVQYNDGFKTNLIGTPEQIAARILELKAVGVDLVLSGFLHYHEEIEYFGQKVLPRVRALEAGSAGKAAA from the coding sequence ATGAGCCATTCCGTTCAACCCGTCAAATTCGCCTACTGGGTCCCCAACGTCAGCGGTGGCCTGGTCATCAGCAAGATCGAGCAGCGCACGAGCTGGGACATCGATTACAACCGCAAGCTGGCGCAACTGGCCGAGCGCAACGGCTTCGAATACGCCCTCAGCCAGATCCGCTTCACCGCCGGCTACGGCGCCGAGTACCAGCACGAGTCGGTGTCCTTCACCCACGCGTTGCTGGCCGCGACCGAACGCCTGCGGGTGATCGCCGCCGTCCTGCCTGGCACCTGGCACCCCGCACTGCTCGCCAAGCAGGTCGCCACCATCGACCACCTGACCGGCGGCCGCATCGCCGTCAACGTCGTCAGCGGCTGGTTCAGGACCGAATTCACCGCCATCGGCGAGCCCTGGCTGGAACACGACGAACGCTACCGGCGCTCGGAGGAGTTCATCCGGGCGCTCAAGGGCATCTGGACCCAGGACCGGTTCACCTTCCTCGGCGATTTCTACCGCTTCCACGACTATTCGCTGAAGCCCAAACCCCTGCACCAGCCGCACCCGGAAATCTTCCAGGGCGGCAGTTCGCGGGCGGCGCGGGACATGGCGGCGCGGGTGTCGGACTGGTACTTCACCAACGGCAATACCGTCGAAGGCATCAAGGCGCAGGTCGACGACATCCGGGCCAAGGCGGCCCAAGAGGGACGCACGGTGAAGATCGGCGTCAACGCCTTCGTGATCGCCCGCGACACGGAGGCCGAAGCCAAGGCGGTGCTGGCCGAGATCATCGACAAGGCCGACCCGGAGGCGGTCCGGGCCTTCGGCCACGAGGTACGCGAGGCCGGCAAGGCCTCCCCCGAAGGCGAGGGCAACTGGGCCAAGTCCAGCCTGGACGACCTGGTGCAGTACAACGACGGCTTCAAGACCAACCTCATCGGCACTCCGGAACAGATCGCCGCACGCATCCTGGAACTCAAGGCCGTCGGCGTCGACCTGGTGCTGAGCGGTTTCCTCCATTACCACGAGGAGATCGAATATTTCGGCCAAAAAGTCCTACCTCGGGTGCGCGCGCTGGAAGCCGGAAGCGCCGGCAAGGCCGCGGCCTGA
- a CDS encoding OmpP1/FadL family transporter, with protein MHTTKRLTGAPGIYLLAANALVSTSAYALNTGTDLNLSMKPIAGGMAGAAYTNPQEVSAALFGNPATLTRFKSVHFEIGAGLLEPNVDNTQTNNGYSHTSTSAARNYVIPDVAVSGEVLPGFVLAGGIGVDSGLGADYRTSPVNAGAGLGLGGAGAGGAATLPLVVELLSFSGNLGAAWEVTPDLSLGAALTLGFGLGQLGTTGSTTGLQGLSGNFGGTTSSVHNISLRGALGATYKVAPEWTLSASIKSPLQYDYHSILSTTVNGYDQYQSVKVAQPLEVTWGVATDIVPNLLLEVDVAWKNWSNAELYQDIYQDQFLTMLGGQYTLDAWQFRAGYSYASSLLLNSPNGSLGGLDGVGTLPLNTAVPGVLAQNDLTKVVQTTLAPVIWQNTLTAGLGYAFTPHFRLDGFGAYAFSENTSRSTLALGNYQVTASEWAIGAGANFSF; from the coding sequence ATGCACACGACAAAACGGCTCACAGGGGCGCCCGGAATCTATCTGCTGGCGGCCAACGCGCTGGTTTCGACCTCGGCCTACGCGCTGAATACCGGCACCGACCTCAACCTGAGCATGAAGCCGATCGCCGGCGGCATGGCGGGCGCGGCCTATACCAACCCGCAGGAAGTCTCGGCGGCCCTGTTCGGCAACCCCGCCACCCTGACCCGGTTCAAGAGCGTCCATTTCGAGATCGGTGCCGGCTTGCTGGAACCGAACGTCGACAATACCCAGACAAATAACGGTTACAGCCATACCTCGACCAGCGCCGCCCGCAACTACGTGATACCGGACGTGGCGGTGAGCGGCGAGGTGCTGCCGGGATTCGTGCTGGCGGGCGGTATCGGCGTGGATTCCGGTCTGGGCGCGGACTACCGGACCAGTCCGGTCAATGCCGGCGCAGGGCTGGGATTGGGCGGCGCCGGTGCCGGCGGGGCGGCCACGCTGCCTCTGGTGGTGGAGTTGCTGTCCTTCAGCGGCAATCTCGGCGCGGCCTGGGAAGTCACTCCGGATCTGTCCCTCGGCGCGGCGCTGACCCTGGGCTTCGGCTTGGGCCAGCTCGGCACTACCGGCAGCACCACCGGCCTGCAGGGGCTCTCCGGCAATTTCGGCGGCACCACCTCCAGCGTGCACAACATCTCGCTGCGCGGCGCGCTCGGGGCCACCTACAAGGTCGCGCCGGAATGGACCCTAAGCGCCTCGATCAAGAGCCCGTTGCAATACGACTACCACAGCATCCTGTCGACCACCGTCAACGGCTACGACCAGTATCAGTCGGTGAAGGTGGCGCAGCCGCTCGAAGTCACCTGGGGCGTTGCTACCGACATCGTCCCGAACCTCCTGCTCGAAGTCGACGTGGCCTGGAAGAACTGGTCCAACGCCGAGCTTTACCAGGACATCTATCAGGACCAGTTCCTGACCATGCTGGGCGGACAGTACACGCTGGACGCCTGGCAGTTCCGGGCGGGCTACAGCTATGCCTCCTCGCTGCTCTTGAACAGTCCCAACGGCTCGCTGGGCGGCCTGGACGGCGTCGGCACCCTGCCGCTGAACACCGCCGTACCCGGCGTCCTGGCGCAGAACGACCTGACCAAGGTCGTGCAGACCACGCTGGCCCCGGTCATCTGGCAGAACACCCTGACCGCGGGGCTGGGCTATGCCTTCACCCCGCATTTCCGGCTCGACGGTTTCGGTGCCTATGCCTTCAGCGAAAACACCAGCCGTTCCACGCTGGCGCTGGGCAACTATCAGGTCACCGCCAGCGAGTGGGCCATCGGCGCCGGCGCCAATTTCAGCTTCTGA
- a CDS encoding acyl-CoA dehydrogenase family protein, with the protein MSAHDYDKIRSEIRSLVDEVIRPNAEKIDRDGIFPRENLNALGKAGWNGVLIPKEYGGLGLDHVAFSIVAEEIGRACASTGLVYVMHTGAVQTINLFGNHDQKERWLKPARDGLLGTYSTSEKASGGHWWFNFSEAARDGAEYYRLNAEKSFTTSAGQADYYLFQTRSPGAKGPTDISFFIVDSKLDGISHGGWEALGVRGNHSGPISYRDVKIHARDRLGEEGQGKDIVYHGVSPVYLIGLGSVWHGVARAALEKASEHLTGTHHRDFDKKLSDYQVLRQQLGESKVLVESLRPWQTELARRLDDLQAAGQPQGQILIPLTEFKVHAAEVANISARNALDVSGGYGYKRGPLERIFRDARAGIGMGPSNNIAREWIGKTLVGLPLELFEAGGE; encoded by the coding sequence ATGTCAGCACACGACTACGACAAAATCCGCAGCGAAATCCGCAGCCTGGTCGACGAAGTCATCCGCCCCAACGCCGAGAAAATCGACCGCGACGGCATTTTCCCCCGCGAAAACCTCAATGCCCTGGGCAAAGCCGGCTGGAACGGCGTCCTGATCCCCAAGGAATACGGCGGCCTGGGGCTGGACCACGTAGCTTTCTCCATCGTCGCCGAAGAAATCGGCCGGGCTTGCGCCTCCACCGGCCTGGTCTACGTCATGCACACCGGCGCGGTGCAGACCATCAACCTGTTCGGCAACCACGACCAGAAGGAACGTTGGCTGAAACCGGCACGGGACGGCCTGCTCGGCACCTACTCGACCAGCGAGAAAGCCTCCGGCGGCCACTGGTGGTTCAACTTCAGCGAAGCCGCGCGGGACGGTGCCGAGTATTACCGCCTCAACGCCGAAAAATCCTTCACCACCAGCGCGGGCCAGGCGGATTACTACCTGTTCCAGACCCGCTCCCCCGGCGCCAAGGGGCCAACCGACATCAGCTTTTTCATCGTCGACTCCAAGCTGGATGGCATTTCCCACGGCGGCTGGGAAGCGCTGGGCGTGCGCGGCAACCACAGCGGCCCGATCAGCTACCGCGACGTCAAAATCCACGCACGCGACCGCCTGGGCGAGGAAGGCCAGGGCAAGGACATCGTCTACCACGGCGTTTCGCCGGTCTATCTGATCGGACTCGGCTCGGTCTGGCATGGCGTGGCACGGGCCGCCCTGGAGAAAGCCTCCGAACATCTCACCGGCACCCATCACCGCGATTTCGACAAGAAGCTGTCGGATTACCAGGTGCTGCGCCAGCAACTGGGCGAGTCGAAGGTGCTGGTGGAGAGCCTCCGGCCCTGGCAGACCGAACTGGCCAGGCGCCTCGACGACTTGCAGGCCGCCGGCCAGCCGCAGGGGCAGATTCTCATCCCGCTCACCGAATTCAAGGTGCACGCGGCCGAGGTCGCCAACATCTCGGCGCGCAACGCCCTCGACGTCAGCGGCGGCTACGGCTACAAGCGCGGCCCGCTGGAGCGCATCTTCCGCGACGCCCGCGCCGGCATCGGCATGGGACCGTCCAACAACATCGCCCGCGAATGGATCGGCAAGACCCTGGTCGGGCTGCCGCTCGAACTGTTCGAGGCGGGCGGCGAATAA
- a CDS encoding OsmC family protein produces the protein MSQETLKAALGNAIAGLQKNPASARLVFRAKTRWLDGVRCSAEVRDFPPLIVDEPAELGGGDTAANPVELLLAALGTCQEIVYAAYAAVLGIPLDAVEVSAKGYLDLQGLFGLSDSVPAGYQKIVFETVIESSADPETIRKLVAVVEGHCPVLDTLTRPVEVEGAVTLNGAPLNVSISNSA, from the coding sequence ATGTCACAGGAAACCCTGAAAGCGGCATTGGGAAACGCCATCGCCGGCTTGCAAAAAAATCCGGCCAGTGCGCGCCTGGTGTTCAGGGCGAAGACGCGATGGCTCGACGGGGTGCGCTGCTCCGCCGAAGTACGCGATTTTCCGCCGCTGATCGTCGATGAGCCGGCCGAACTGGGTGGCGGCGACACCGCCGCCAACCCCGTCGAACTGCTGCTGGCGGCGCTCGGCACCTGCCAGGAGATCGTCTATGCCGCCTACGCCGCGGTCCTGGGCATCCCGCTGGACGCCGTGGAAGTCTCGGCGAAGGGCTACCTCGATCTGCAAGGGCTTTTCGGCCTGAGCGATTCGGTGCCGGCGGGCTACCAGAAGATCGTTTTCGAAACCGTCATCGAGAGCTCCGCAGACCCCGAAACGATCCGGAAGCTGGTGGCGGTCGTGGAAGGGCACTGCCCGGTGCTCGACACCCTGACCCGGCCGGTCGAGGTGGAGGGCGCGGTCACGCTCAATGGCGCGCCATTGAATGTTTCCATCAGCAACTCCGCATGA
- a CDS encoding acyl-CoA dehydrogenase family protein encodes MQDRETVRRLFDTAEALAAEFAGTAVERDKAGGTAKAQRDRLRESGLLNLIVPRAYGGHGLNWHDTLRIVRLVSRADSALGHLFGFQHLLLATLRLFGDQWEHYYAETVRGRWFWGNALNPLDTRARIAADGAGGWILRGMKSFCSGAMDADHLIVSALAEDSGQLLIAAIPGDRAGIRINADWDNMGQRQTDSGSVEFHEVRVHEHEILRNPGPLGNVYATLRSVIAQLVLTNIYLGIGEGALAEARAYTLGQSRAWFLSGVDSPRKDPYVLQKYGEFTVELQTAALATDHAALLLDAAWAKENALTPEERAHAALAAAVAKVHTSRAALDVTHRLFEVTGARATVAKAGFDRHWRNLRTHTLHDPADYKLRDLGEWTLNGTPPTPSFYS; translated from the coding sequence ATGCAGGACAGGGAAACGGTGCGGCGGCTGTTCGACACGGCGGAGGCGCTGGCGGCGGAGTTCGCCGGCACTGCCGTCGAACGCGACAAGGCCGGCGGCACGGCCAAGGCCCAGCGCGACCGGCTGCGGGAAAGCGGCCTGCTCAACCTCATCGTTCCACGCGCCTACGGCGGCCACGGGCTGAACTGGCACGACACCCTGCGCATCGTCCGCCTCGTGTCGCGGGCCGACAGCGCCCTGGGCCATCTGTTCGGTTTCCAGCATTTGCTGCTGGCCACGCTCCGCTTGTTCGGCGACCAGTGGGAACACTATTACGCCGAGACGGTGCGGGGCCGCTGGTTCTGGGGCAATGCGCTGAATCCCCTGGATACCCGCGCCCGCATCGCCGCCGACGGCGCCGGCGGCTGGATTCTGCGGGGGATGAAGAGTTTCTGCTCCGGCGCCATGGACGCCGATCATCTGATCGTGTCGGCACTGGCGGAAGATTCGGGGCAGCTGCTGATCGCGGCGATTCCGGGCGACCGGGCCGGCATCCGCATCAACGCCGACTGGGACAACATGGGCCAGCGCCAGACCGACAGCGGCAGCGTCGAATTCCACGAGGTCCGGGTCCATGAGCACGAGATCCTGCGCAACCCCGGCCCGCTCGGCAACGTCTACGCCACCCTGCGCTCGGTGATCGCGCAACTGGTGCTGACCAACATCTATCTCGGCATCGGCGAAGGCGCGCTGGCGGAAGCCCGCGCCTATACCCTGGGCCAGTCCCGCGCCTGGTTCCTGTCCGGCGTGGACAGCCCCCGGAAAGACCCCTACGTGCTGCAGAAGTACGGCGAGTTCACAGTCGAACTCCAGACCGCCGCCCTGGCCACGGATCATGCGGCACTGCTGCTGGACGCGGCCTGGGCCAAGGAAAACGCGCTGACACCGGAAGAGCGTGCCCATGCCGCGCTGGCAGCGGCCGTCGCCAAGGTCCATACCTCGCGGGCGGCGCTCGATGTCACCCACCGGCTGTTCGAAGTCACCGGCGCGCGGGCGACCGTTGCGAAAGCCGGCTTCGACCGCCACTGGCGCAACCTCCGCACCCACACTTTGCACGACCCGGCGGACTACAAACTGCGCGATCTGGGGGAATGGACCCTCAACGGCACGCCGCCGACCCCGAGCTTCTATTCCTGA
- the ssuD gene encoding FMNH2-dependent alkanesulfonate monooxygenase: MNVFWFLPTHGDGRYLGTAQGAREVDYPYLRQVAQAADTLGYGGVLIPTGLTCEDPWIVASSLIPVTERLRFLVALRPGLTAPTVAARMAASLDRLSNGRLLVNVVAGGDPVELAGDGLFLSHDERYDLAGEFLTVWKGLMAGETVTYTGKYLRVENAKLAFPPAQTPHPPLYFGGSSPAAHGLAAEHVDLYLSWGEPPADVARKIADVRERAAALGRTVRFGLRVHVIVRETEAEAWQAADTLIRHLDDATIAAAQRAFARSDSEGQRRMAQLHGGSRQHLEVSPNLWAGVGLVRGGAGTALVGDPATVAERLQEYAELGVETFVLSGYPHLEEAYRVAELLFPLLPVEKVETRVQARPVFHLSPVGDTGTLAVEAH, from the coding sequence ATGAACGTTTTCTGGTTCCTACCCACCCACGGCGACGGCCGCTACCTCGGCACGGCGCAGGGCGCGCGCGAAGTCGACTACCCCTATCTGCGCCAAGTCGCCCAGGCGGCGGATACCCTGGGCTACGGCGGCGTGCTGATTCCCACCGGCCTCACCTGCGAAGACCCGTGGATTGTGGCCTCCTCTCTGATTCCGGTCACCGAGCGGTTGCGCTTCCTGGTCGCGCTCCGGCCCGGCCTGACTGCGCCCACCGTCGCCGCGCGCATGGCGGCCAGCCTGGACCGGCTGTCGAACGGGCGTTTGCTGGTCAATGTGGTAGCCGGCGGCGATCCGGTGGAACTGGCCGGCGACGGGCTGTTCCTGTCCCATGACGAGCGTTACGACTTGGCCGGGGAATTCCTGACCGTGTGGAAGGGCCTCATGGCGGGAGAGACAGTCACCTACACGGGCAAGTATCTCAGGGTCGAAAACGCGAAGCTCGCCTTCCCGCCCGCGCAGACCCCGCACCCGCCGCTGTATTTCGGCGGCTCGTCCCCGGCCGCGCACGGCCTCGCCGCCGAGCACGTCGACCTGTACCTGAGCTGGGGCGAGCCGCCGGCGGATGTCGCCCGCAAGATCGCCGACGTGCGGGAACGCGCCGCCGCGCTGGGGCGCACGGTCCGCTTCGGCCTGCGGGTACACGTCATCGTGCGGGAAACCGAAGCCGAGGCCTGGCAGGCCGCCGATACGCTGATCCGCCATCTCGACGATGCGACCATCGCCGCCGCCCAGCGCGCCTTCGCCCGTTCCGATTCCGAAGGGCAGCGGCGCATGGCGCAGCTGCACGGCGGCTCGCGCCAGCATCTGGAAGTCAGCCCCAATCTCTGGGCCGGGGTGGGCCTGGTGCGCGGCGGAGCCGGCACCGCCCTGGTCGGCGATCCCGCCACGGTCGCCGAGCGCTTGCAGGAATATGCCGAGCTAGGTGTCGAGACCTTCGTGTTGTCCGGCTACCCGCATCTGGAGGAAGCCTACCGGGTCGCGGAACTGCTGTTCCCCCTGCTGCCGGTGGAAAAGGTGGAGACGAGAGTCCAGGCCCGCCCGGTTTTCCACCTGAGTCCGGTCGGCGACACGGGCACGCTGGCGGTGGAGGCGCATTGA
- a CDS encoding OmpP1/FadL family transporter produces the protein MRERISSSAWRLIGVAAGLLPAVPVLATDGHVLHGVGSVNQAMGGAGIATSIDAIGSNYNNVSSISFLEKDSVEFGAELFIPDRSFSASTPFASGRVDSSTREAVIPSVGLAYKIDQDWTFGFTALGIGGFGVDYPANLPNASGNFNPLAVPQQFGGFGSIYSNYQLMQITPSIAYRLNRDFSVGVGFNLDWASLAVDPWPATPPNASGYPSGSHAATSWGQGFTVGATYQALSNLALGLSFKSPQWFSDFGWDSQYPNGTPAKFQFQLDYPMIVGGGLSYKPVEDLILAADLKWINYSGTNGFEKKNFAASASGPYVQGFGWENIWTVALGAQYRITPRFTLRAGYNYSDNPIPSDQQFFNVFAPAIVQHHLTLGGGFNFTPALELNLAYYHAFQNDVSGSFISSGGPGYPAMNQPIPGTSVTNRLAENSVSAQVVYRFD, from the coding sequence ATGCGAGAGCGCATATCATCTTCGGCGTGGCGATTGATCGGGGTAGCGGCGGGGTTGCTGCCGGCGGTACCGGTCCTGGCGACGGACGGCCACGTGCTGCACGGGGTGGGTTCGGTCAACCAGGCCATGGGCGGCGCCGGCATCGCGACCTCCATCGACGCTATCGGCTCGAACTACAACAACGTCTCTTCGATTTCGTTCCTGGAGAAGGATTCGGTCGAATTCGGCGCGGAATTGTTCATTCCCGACCGCAGCTTTTCGGCTTCGACGCCGTTCGCATCGGGCAGGGTCGACAGCAGCACGCGGGAAGCGGTGATCCCCAGCGTCGGCTTGGCCTACAAGATCGACCAGGACTGGACCTTCGGCTTCACCGCGCTGGGGATTGGCGGCTTCGGGGTGGATTACCCGGCGAACCTGCCCAATGCCAGCGGCAACTTCAACCCGCTTGCGGTGCCGCAGCAATTCGGCGGGTTCGGTTCGATCTATTCCAACTACCAGCTGATGCAGATCACGCCTTCGATCGCCTACCGGCTCAACCGGGATTTTTCTGTAGGTGTCGGTTTCAATCTGGACTGGGCTTCGCTCGCCGTGGACCCCTGGCCGGCCACGCCGCCCAATGCCTCGGGCTATCCCAGCGGCTCGCACGCAGCGACGAGCTGGGGTCAGGGATTCACCGTCGGCGCAACCTACCAGGCGCTGTCGAATCTGGCACTGGGCTTGAGTTTCAAGAGCCCGCAGTGGTTCAGCGATTTCGGCTGGGATTCCCAATATCCGAACGGCACGCCGGCCAAATTCCAGTTCCAGCTCGATTACCCGATGATCGTCGGTGGCGGCTTGAGCTACAAACCGGTCGAGGACCTGATCCTCGCCGCCGACTTGAAGTGGATCAATTACAGCGGGACCAACGGCTTCGAGAAGAAGAATTTTGCGGCTTCGGCGTCCGGCCCCTACGTCCAGGGCTTCGGCTGGGAGAACATCTGGACGGTCGCGCTCGGGGCGCAATACAGGATCACGCCCCGGTTCACCCTGCGGGCAGGGTACAACTACAGCGACAATCCCATTCCTTCGGACCAGCAGTTCTTCAACGTCTTCGCGCCGGCCATCGTTCAACATCACCTGACGCTGGGTGGGGGCTTCAATTTCACGCCCGCCCTGGAGTTGAACCTCGCCTATTACCATGCCTTCCAGAATGACGTCTCCGGATCTTTCATCAGCAGCGGCGGACCCGGCTATCCGGCGATGAACCAGCCGATTCCGGGCACCAGTGTCACCAACCGGCTGGCCGAGAATTCGGTATCGGCCCAGGTGGTCTACCGGTTCGATTAG
- a CDS encoding NAD(P)H-dependent oxidoreductase: MSTLKTVVVSGNLGSPSKTLALAGQIVEAIRRHAATEAEILQLAELAPVVGPARNPNELGSVGKAALTSIAAADILVAVTPVYKGAYTGLFKHLFDLLDPKALNEKPVILGATGGGDKHALIVEHQLRPLFGFFGAFTVPSGVYAAEQLFDGQRFADPVLLERIEAAARQAVGIALNQTLPATQAA; this comes from the coding sequence ATGAGTACGTTAAAAACCGTGGTCGTATCCGGCAATCTGGGCTCGCCTTCCAAGACCCTGGCGCTGGCCGGACAGATCGTGGAGGCGATCCGCCGCCATGCCGCGACCGAGGCCGAGATACTGCAACTGGCGGAACTCGCTCCGGTGGTGGGCCCCGCCCGCAATCCCAACGAACTGGGCAGCGTCGGCAAGGCGGCGCTGACCTCCATTGCGGCAGCCGACATCCTCGTCGCCGTCACCCCCGTCTACAAGGGGGCCTACACCGGGCTGTTCAAGCATCTGTTCGATCTGCTCGACCCCAAGGCCCTGAACGAAAAGCCGGTCATCCTCGGCGCCACCGGCGGCGGCGACAAGCACGCACTGATCGTCGAACACCAGCTGCGGCCGCTGTTCGGCTTCTTCGGTGCATTCACCGTGCCGTCCGGCGTCTATGCCGCCGAGCAACTGTTCGACGGACAGCGCTTCGCCGACCCGGTGCTCCTGGAGCGCATCGAAGCCGCCGCCCGCCAGGCCGTCGGCATCGCCCTCAATCAAACCCTTCCTGCCACCCAAGCCGCCTGA
- a CDS encoding aliphatic sulfonate ABC transporter substrate-binding protein gives MNKAHASLASLFALAFVLYAAYSLPAKSGETGNAAPASIRIGYQKYGTLILVKARGELDRKLKAAGVTVDWAEFAFGPPMLEALNAAHLDFAASGETPPVFALAAKGSDLVYLGYESASPEGEAILVAKDAGIAGIAGLKGRKVAVARGSNAHYLLIRALASAGLGWKDIQPVYLAPADARAAFANGAVDAWAIWDFHLAVAQETAGARILADGQKLVQNHEIYTSRKDFIRQHPELAKTVLEEIARTDEWARTHTAEAAELLDRQLGIGVPVLKKALERRAYGLHPVDAELASAQQNIADTLHALGLLPKPVQVSLALSATEIQP, from the coding sequence ATGAATAAAGCCCATGCCAGCCTCGCCAGCCTGTTCGCCCTGGCGTTCGTCCTCTATGCCGCTTACAGCTTGCCCGCCAAGAGCGGCGAGACCGGGAACGCCGCGCCGGCCTCGATCCGGATCGGCTACCAGAAATACGGCACGCTGATTCTGGTGAAGGCCCGTGGCGAACTGGACCGCAAGCTCAAAGCAGCCGGCGTGACGGTCGATTGGGCCGAGTTCGCCTTCGGTCCGCCCATGCTGGAAGCCCTGAATGCTGCCCACCTGGACTTCGCCGCCTCGGGGGAGACGCCGCCGGTGTTCGCCCTGGCCGCCAAAGGCTCGGACCTGGTCTATCTGGGCTACGAATCGGCCTCGCCCGAAGGCGAAGCCATCCTGGTCGCCAAGGATGCCGGCATCGCCGGTATTGCCGGCCTCAAGGGCCGCAAGGTCGCGGTCGCGCGGGGTTCCAACGCGCACTACCTGCTGATCCGGGCGCTGGCTTCCGCCGGCCTGGGCTGGAAGGACATCCAGCCGGTCTACCTCGCCCCCGCCGACGCCCGCGCCGCCTTCGCCAACGGTGCGGTGGACGCCTGGGCGATCTGGGACTTCCATCTGGCCGTGGCTCAGGAGACGGCCGGCGCGCGGATACTCGCCGACGGGCAAAAGCTGGTGCAGAACCACGAAATCTACACCTCGCGCAAGGATTTCATCCGCCAGCATCCGGAACTGGCGAAAACCGTGCTGGAGGAAATCGCCCGGACCGACGAATGGGCGAGAACCCATACCGCGGAAGCGGCGGAACTGCTGGACCGCCAGCTCGGCATCGGCGTCCCGGTCCTGAAGAAAGCTCTCGAGCGCCGGGCCTACGGCCTGCATCCGGTCGACGCCGAACTCGCAAGCGCGCAACAGAACATCGCCGATACGCTGCACGCGCTGGGACTCCTGCCCAAGCCCGTCCAGGTATCGCTCGCATTATCGGCAACGGAGATTCAGCCATGA